The following nucleotide sequence is from Triticum dicoccoides isolate Atlit2015 ecotype Zavitan chromosome 7B, WEW_v2.0, whole genome shotgun sequence.
AGACAGCTCAAGTGTTGCCCAAGTTTGGCATGTGGATGCAGCCGACGCTCGATGCTTGCACAGTGGTGCCCGCCTTTTGTGTCCTTAGTTGGCTAGTTGGTGTGGACGTAGTGTTGGTCGTCGGCATCGCTGCTTAGTGCTTTGGCTCTATGGCGCCGCCGTTGTGTTGTTCTACCTTGTGCCATGTATCTTTCTTTCGGCTTTGCTCTACTTTCGATTTTCTGTAATGTGGTGCCCCTGTAATCCTGTCCGGTTGATGGTTtcgttaattcaaagtcgggctagGTTCCAGCTCTTCTCGGGATCGGCCGGTGCCTGTTCTCTAAAAAATCAAGTGAGCAACACAAAATATGCTATAACGGTTTTTGTTTTCCCACATGTGGACCAAGCTATCTATATAGACCAGGGAATTAACTTAACTTTGTATATGGAAACGAAATGGCAATTGTAGCGCACCTAATTACGAATTCATACTACTTGCTAGTAGATATTACTATATCCTGACTTCCTGAGCCTGCGAAGGCCATGTTCGATCGTGAGTATCATCACTCACTTGATGGGTCAAGGACGTGCCCTGCGAACATGATTGCACCCGAGGCCTCCTCCATCACAAAGAAGGCAAACGGATGATCAGCGACAAAGTCCACGCACGGCGGCGGGTAGCCAGACGCACATCCAAACATGAGGGCTGCCGTTACAGCGGCCGCCTCGGTGCCTTCCTCGTTCACCTCGATGACAGCCTTGTGCAGCATTTCCTCCAGCGCCAAGGGCCTGCCGGCGCCCTCCGCCATGTCTGTGAAGTCGGCCTTCTCCGGGTCGAAAGCGTCCTTGAGTCCCAAGTCGTGAAAAACACCGGCCAACTCGGTATCGAACGCGAGCTTGAACTTGGGTAGACGGAAGTCGCCAACCAAGACGGTGCTCGTCGGCAAGTGCTCGCGTAGAAAGTCAGGGTCGCCCGCCATCCTGTCGGTCAGCTGCGACAGCCCATCACGGTCGTCGGGGAGGAAGATGCACATCGAGTAGTGTGCCGGCGGCTGAGTGGGCGACGGCAGGCCTCTCTGGTAACGAAGCTGGAGCACCTTGAAGCCTTCGTGGCACGCGATACGCTGCTTGCCCCAGCCTCGCATGAAGGGCACGTCGATGGTGCTGCTGTCACGGCGGTGGAACTTGTCCTCCTTGGTGTCTTCCTCGTCGAACGGCTTGTCCCACTTGCCCTTGAAGTAGATGGCGTTGGCGACGACGAGGTCGGTCTGGTTGGACAGTGTATCTGGATCAACGATTGAGGGGATGAGCTTGTTCGTCGACGCCGCCACCCATGCGTTGATCTGCTCCCCAGCTTCCTTGGGCTGCACAACCACGTATTCATGTACGCACACATTAATTGTAAAAAATGTTCGTAATGTTTATCGATCGATCTGTGCATGCATGTGTGCCCTAAAAACCCTACACAGGTCGATCATGTACGTACGGCCAAACGAGAGGTGAGATTGACACCGACCTTCTCGTGGAAGTCGACGGCGCACGTCTGCGCCTTGTAGGACTTGACGGCGGCGTCGGCGTAGCCGGGCTTGAGGGGCCTCGTCTTGTCGTGCCACACGGCGCAAGCGAAGCTGACGTGAGGTCCGCCGGCCCATGACTGGTCGGCGAGGGCCTGCTCCGCCAGCGCGCGGACTGACCCGGCAAGGTCGTCCCGGGACCGCGCGCCGAGGACGTCGAGCATCTCCGCCAGGGTGCGCTCGCGGGCGCCGGCGGCCACCAGCGATAGCGCCGCGCAGATGGACAACGGCGAGAAGACGAGGTTCTTGTTGCTCTTCCCAGCGTCGTCGGCGAGGCGCTTGTTGAGGGCTAGAGCGAGCGGCTGCAGGCCAGGACCGGAGCTCGCGGCGTCCGTCAAGATCCATCGCCGTAGTTTGGGGTAGAGGCGGACGGTGCGCGGCTTCAGGAACTGCATCTTGCCTCGCAGGGTTTTTTTTTTGGAATAAAGACACCGAAAGGACATCTTAAATCTGATTATCATCGAAAAAAACAAAGGACGGTATAAAGGATAGACAACTGGACGTAGAACGACCagtaaaaaataaaattacaataaaaaacatactagtcttcttcttcctctgattgTACGCTGCCCGCCGGTGATTGAAAATTACACTGAACCAACAGCAAAGAAAAGCAAAATCTGCAAATGCCCTCGCCATACAAGGCTTTGAAGACCGCAATAGCCACTCGCCCCTTGAGACGAGATCTAAAAGTCGTTGAAGCAGCATCGGCTGGAGCATCACCCCAAGCAGAACAAGCTTGCAATCCACCACCACGAGATCAGAGGGTTGGAGAAACCGAGTTAAGCCACAGAATAACACAGAAGAAGATGTCGTGGTCGCCACACCAAACGCCAGCCAAAAGTACTCCTTGAAAGGCACACAAACTGCCAAGATCTGAAGGGAACCAACCGATCTGGGGACACAAACTCTCATAGGCCCTTCGCCGGCGCCGGATCGGACGTCATCGAGGTAGGAAGAGACCGGAGAGACTTTATTCCAACACGCCATCGTCGCCACCACCTCGTCGATGCCGCCGAAGAAACAAAAacctaagaaaaataaaacaagacgGACGGGTCCCCACTCCTCTTGCCGCCGCCGAGGCCGCCGGATGGGAAAGAGGAGAGGGACTGAGGCGGCGACAGTggttgtggcggcggcggcggctgggttgCTGCTTTCGTTATCCCTTGCGTGGCTAACTAATCACTAGGCGTTAATTGGACTGGCCTGCCTCGCAGGGTTTTGGCGATGTCTACAAATGGTCATCTGTCTATTTATGAATTTATTTATCTTTACGACCACCTCATCTCCCAACATTTTTTTCCCAACCAAACCCTATCTTCCTTTTCTGATTTATTTTTCCTTCGTTGGTCTTTTTTCTAACGCATTCCAATCGACCGATCCATCATCAAATGCCTCCAGGCTCCCACCACCTTCCTTCTACGAATCAGAAGGGACACAATTTATGAACGGTTGAGCAGGCACTTCATGATTTTGGCCCAGcttttttttttaacacagtacatacCTAAGCCTCATAAATACGCACATATACTCAccctataaacgcacacacgcacacccaacCCCTATATATGAACACCTTCGAGAGACTAAACCGGCATATATCTTGAGatctacgaagtcaccgtaggcgtctcgtcatcgacgggaacgtcacCCCtgtaaacgcacacacgcacacccaacccctatgagcatctccgagagactgagccggcatatatcttgagatttacgaagtcaccgcagGCGCCTCATCGTAATGCAAGCAccgggacttgaaccctggtgggctgggaatatcactgtccctctaaccatccaaccacgggTTGGTTCGTTGTGTAAAGTAAAAATGATTGTTGACTATGACCATTAGttcaaagtttattttattttctgtttatgcTTGCTATTATTCATTTGAGAGCGCCGACAAACCATGACACttgatatggaggtgacaaaaatgtGTTGACCCTCTCTAGGTGATATCTCTAATGTTGTACAACATTACAGAATGACTTCAGTTCCAGTAATTTGTACTTGATTTTTTGGATGTTGGCACAGGGCCATACATATAGTTGATCTGGTTGTTCGTTCACAAGTGTATGTAGCAGTGGTGACCGAATATAATACATCATTAGGATCTCACATGGAGACGGTCAATCTTGCTAGAGAACACTGACGGCACAAGAGAATTGAACCGATGGATGCGACAAATTCCCATTGACATCCTCATGGTGATATCACCAATGTTGATCAACTCCCTCAAATCAGTATAACTCCcttatgagtgtacgacacccaatAACACTCAAGTCCCTATTTGAAGTTGTTTACAGCCCTTTGACGCCTTTGGACATCGTGTCGCTACCTCTCCAAGAGCGCGTCAACAAAGATGTAAGTGCACACACCAAATTCATGAAGACGATGCACAAAGATACAAGACTCACCATCGAGCGACAAATATATGCCACGCTGACAAGGTAAGCCTCACCAAGAATCCAATGGTCTTCAGCCCGGTGACCTCGTG
It contains:
- the LOC119335852 gene encoding putative serpin-Z6A, giving the protein MQFLKPRTVRLYPKLRRWILTDAASSGPGLQPLALALNKRLADDAGKSNKNLVFSPLSICAALSLVAAGARERTLAEMLDVLGARSRDDLAGSVRALAEQALADQSWAGGPHVSFACAVWHDKTRPLKPGYADAAVKSYKAQTCAVDFHEKPKEAGEQINAWVAASTNKLIPSIVDPDTLSNQTDLVVANAIYFKGKWDKPFDEEDTKEDKFHRRDSSTIDVPFMRGWGKQRIACHEGFKVLQLRYQRGLPSPTQPPAHYSMCIFLPDDRDGLSQLTDRMAGDPDFLREHLPTSTVLVGDFRLPKFKLAFDTELAGVFHDLGLKDAFDPEKADFTDMAEGAGRPLALEEMLHKAVIEVNEEGTEAAAVTAALMFGCASGYPPPCVDFVADHPFAFFVMEEASGAIMFAGHVLDPSSE